One genomic region from Streptomyces rubradiris encodes:
- a CDS encoding TPMT family class I SAM-dependent methyltransferase, translating into MGEQFDTVLDCALFHAFSETERVRYAGSLATVMPPDARLFLLCISDRHHPGSGPRRESQGGIRARRVSQDEIRATFADGWRVDSIEPATLENNRDIDGAPGWLAAITRT; encoded by the coding sequence TTGGGCGAGCAGTTCGACACCGTGCTCGACTGCGCCCTGTTCCACGCGTTCAGCGAGACCGAACGCGTCCGCTACGCCGGCAGCCTGGCCACCGTGATGCCGCCGGACGCGCGGTTGTTCCTGCTCTGCATCAGCGACCGCCATCACCCCGGCAGCGGACCGCGACGGGAGAGCCAGGGCGGGATCCGCGCCAGGCGGGTGAGCCAGGACGAAATCCGGGCCACCTTCGCCGACGGCTGGCGGGTCGATTCGATCGAACCCGCGACATTGGAGAACAACAGAGACATCGACGGGGCACCGGGCTGGCTGGCCGCGATCACCCGCACCTGA
- a CDS encoding methyltransferase domain-containing protein, translating to MDGFELHDLARKLLRIGEDALPDPTGVRQLSPGVRHVMTDVFEHPDTSVTEIANRTGFPASHVETSVATLRDRGAVTTAAAPDGQTVVRAAARHRSAGRAAARIDEQLAAAAGIQDPGQAKELVETLEQLARRLTDALSPEHFNARYAGTPPWETGRPQPALRDLAEAGAFRGRVLDVGCGTGEVALMAAALGLPTVGIDPASTAIEIARRKAEERGLQARFLVGDALELGAMGEQFDTVLDCGLFHVFSDAERVRYADSLATVMPPDARLFLLCFSDRHPPDIGPRRVSQDEIRATFADGWRVDSIEPAMLENNKYVDGVLAWLASITRT from the coding sequence ATGGACGGCTTCGAACTGCACGACCTCGCGCGCAAGCTGCTGCGGATCGGCGAGGACGCCCTCCCGGACCCCACCGGTGTGCGACAGCTGTCTCCCGGCGTGCGTCACGTCATGACCGACGTGTTCGAACACCCGGACACCTCGGTCACCGAGATCGCCAACCGCACCGGCTTCCCGGCGAGCCACGTGGAGACGAGCGTCGCCACCCTGCGCGACCGGGGTGCGGTCACCACCGCGGCCGCCCCGGACGGACAAACGGTCGTCCGGGCGGCTGCCCGGCACAGGAGCGCCGGCCGAGCCGCCGCGCGGATCGACGAGCAGCTCGCCGCGGCCGCCGGGATCCAAGACCCCGGCCAGGCCAAGGAATTGGTCGAGACACTCGAGCAACTGGCGCGCCGGCTCACCGATGCCCTGTCCCCCGAGCATTTCAACGCGCGGTATGCGGGTACGCCGCCCTGGGAAACCGGCCGTCCGCAACCGGCCCTGCGCGACCTCGCCGAGGCGGGCGCCTTCCGCGGCCGGGTGCTCGACGTCGGGTGCGGCACCGGCGAGGTCGCGCTCATGGCGGCGGCCCTCGGCCTGCCGACGGTCGGCATCGACCCGGCGTCGACGGCGATCGAGATCGCGCGGCGCAAAGCGGAAGAGCGCGGCCTGCAGGCGCGCTTCCTGGTCGGGGACGCACTCGAACTCGGCGCCATGGGCGAGCAGTTCGACACCGTGCTCGACTGCGGCCTGTTCCACGTGTTCAGCGACGCCGAACGAGTCCGCTACGCCGACAGCCTGGCCACCGTGATGCCGCCGGACGCGCGGTTGTTCCTGCTCTGCTTCAGCGACCGCCATCCACCCGATATCGGACCGCGGCGGGTGAGCCAGGACGAAATCCGGGCCACCTTCGCCGACGGCTGGCGGGTCGATTCGATCGAACCCGCGATGCTGGAGAACAACAAATATGTCGACGGAGTGCTGGCCTGGCTGGCCAGTATCACCCGCACCTGA
- a CDS encoding class I SAM-dependent methyltransferase — MGGSKVEGFDAHYAGTPLWDLGRPQTALRDLAEAGAFRGRVLDVGCGTGEVALMAAALGLPTVGIDSASTAIGIARRKAEERGLPARFLVGDALNSATWASSSTPCSTAPCSTRSARPNASATPAAWPP; from the coding sequence ATGGGTGGCAGCAAGGTGGAGGGCTTCGACGCGCACTACGCCGGAACACCGCTCTGGGACCTCGGCCGCCCCCAGACGGCCCTGCGCGACCTCGCCGAGGCGGGCGCCTTCCGCGGCCGGGTGCTCGACGTCGGGTGCGGCACCGGCGAGGTCGCGCTCATGGCGGCGGCCCTCGGCCTGCCGACGGTCGGCATCGACTCGGCGTCGACGGCGATCGGGATCGCGCGGCGCAAAGCGGAAGAGCGCGGCCTGCCGGCGCGCTTCCTGGTCGGGGACGCACTCAACTCGGCGACTTGGGCGAGCAGTTCGACACCGTGCTCGACTGCGCCCTGTTCCACGCGTTCAGCGAGACCGAACGCGTCCGCTACGCCGGCAGCCTGGCCACCGTGA